One Candidatus Flexicrinis proximus DNA window includes the following coding sequences:
- the nuoG gene encoding NADH-quinone oxidoreductase subunit NuoG — translation MAEQKLVTITIDGTDYQVPAGRNLVDAAKDAAGNDIPVFCYHPKMSPVGMCRMCLVEQGSPERDPATREIVRLDDGSPKIRWMPKLQTACTQTVADGMVIRTNTDQVITARKNVLEFLLTSHPLDCPICDKGGECPLQNLTMAHGPGQTRMNYSDKQHLDKHVPLGDLIFLDEERCIQCARCVRFQDEIVGDDVLAFHERGRTLQIITNSDPGFDTYFSGNTTDICPVGALTTADFRFGARPWELTEVPSIDPWDAAGSNISLSTRLDRDFGGRAMIKRVMPRQNEWVNEIWISDKARFGHHFTRSEDRYTSPVVNGKAVTWVEATAAATDKIKAAGASVAVIAGSGASNEDLWALHQLVKGTSGTQFGAWPITHSGADLVAQVGVGTGTNLKNLAKGDVVLVIASDLEEEVPVWRLRIKRAHDQGATVIVANARKTRMDDFATVTARYESGKAAHWLSDLKSSASEINKLVTEAANLIIIAGAEGLTLDGHRALMQAAANTLIGTSHFGRPNNGLMSTFPGANGVGQFYFGFTPEQSVAIAANPPKVLIIAQADIVADDPAAATWLSKVETIISLSLLPDAVSKQYAKIVLPIQSFAERDGTFTNGERRVQRFYTAQGPVGESLPVWQIAGRIGEKLGQARAKLSASAVMKEISAFVPAFAGIDYRAVSKVEKQYPDIGGADLYYGGTAYANKGGLGVVIPTAADRGEAVKAADVKLPEVPKPAKGEFMLIPATRLYNREAQFRPSTLVHPRVLSPYAEINSADAAKLGISSGDIVQISGGGAKVRVRAHVNGGAPEGSIVLPRHLTEEAVPMGLTVGQVSKV, via the coding sequence ATGGCAGAACAGAAGTTAGTTACGATTACAATCGACGGCACGGACTATCAGGTTCCAGCTGGACGAAATTTGGTGGATGCGGCGAAAGATGCGGCGGGAAACGATATCCCCGTCTTTTGTTATCATCCGAAAATGTCGCCAGTTGGCATGTGTCGTATGTGTCTCGTCGAGCAGGGCAGCCCGGAGAGGGATCCGGCGACTCGCGAAATTGTTCGTCTGGACGACGGATCGCCGAAAATCCGGTGGATGCCCAAGCTTCAGACCGCGTGCACGCAAACGGTCGCCGATGGCATGGTGATTCGCACCAATACTGATCAAGTGATCACGGCGCGCAAGAACGTGCTGGAGTTCCTTCTCACCAGCCACCCACTCGACTGCCCGATTTGCGATAAGGGCGGTGAATGCCCGCTCCAGAACCTGACTATGGCTCACGGCCCTGGCCAGACCCGGATGAACTATTCGGACAAGCAGCATCTCGACAAGCATGTTCCTCTTGGTGATCTGATTTTCCTCGACGAAGAACGCTGCATTCAGTGCGCGCGCTGTGTCCGCTTCCAGGATGAGATTGTTGGGGACGATGTCCTGGCTTTTCACGAGCGGGGACGTACCCTGCAGATCATCACCAACAGCGATCCCGGTTTTGACACGTACTTTAGCGGCAATACCACCGACATTTGCCCTGTCGGGGCATTGACCACTGCCGACTTCCGGTTTGGTGCACGTCCATGGGAACTCACCGAAGTCCCGAGTATTGATCCGTGGGATGCCGCTGGCAGCAACATTAGCCTTAGCACCCGCCTTGATCGCGATTTCGGCGGCCGTGCCATGATCAAACGTGTGATGCCGCGGCAGAACGAATGGGTCAATGAGATCTGGATCAGTGATAAGGCACGGTTCGGCCATCATTTCACGCGTTCAGAGGACCGGTACACATCGCCGGTCGTCAATGGCAAGGCCGTCACTTGGGTGGAAGCCACTGCAGCAGCAACCGACAAGATCAAAGCTGCGGGTGCTTCTGTCGCGGTGATCGCGGGCAGCGGGGCCAGCAATGAAGATCTGTGGGCGCTGCATCAGTTGGTCAAAGGCACATCCGGCACGCAATTCGGCGCATGGCCGATTACGCACTCCGGCGCAGATTTGGTCGCTCAGGTAGGTGTTGGAACGGGTACGAATCTGAAGAATCTGGCCAAGGGCGATGTTGTACTCGTCATAGCCAGCGACCTCGAAGAAGAAGTTCCCGTCTGGCGGCTCCGTATCAAGCGCGCACACGACCAGGGCGCGACTGTGATCGTCGCGAATGCCCGCAAGACACGCATGGACGACTTTGCCACTGTCACTGCGCGTTACGAGTCCGGGAAGGCCGCTCACTGGCTTTCTGACCTGAAGTCGTCCGCATCCGAGATTAACAAACTCGTGACCGAAGCGGCGAATCTGATCATTATTGCGGGTGCGGAGGGGCTGACCCTCGACGGTCATCGCGCCCTCATGCAGGCTGCCGCCAACACGCTCATCGGCACTAGCCACTTTGGCCGGCCCAATAACGGCTTAATGTCGACATTCCCCGGAGCTAACGGGGTGGGTCAGTTCTACTTTGGCTTTACGCCCGAGCAATCGGTCGCGATCGCCGCCAATCCGCCCAAAGTCCTGATCATTGCGCAGGCCGACATCGTGGCTGACGATCCTGCCGCAGCGACCTGGCTGTCAAAGGTCGAGACGATCATCAGCCTGAGCCTGCTGCCGGACGCAGTCAGCAAGCAGTACGCGAAGATCGTGCTCCCCATTCAGAGTTTTGCCGAGCGAGATGGAACCTTCACCAACGGCGAACGCCGTGTTCAGCGCTTCTATACCGCTCAAGGGCCAGTCGGCGAGTCTCTGCCGGTCTGGCAGATTGCCGGTCGAATTGGTGAGAAGCTGGGACAGGCGCGTGCAAAGTTATCCGCGTCGGCCGTGATGAAGGAAATCAGTGCTTTTGTCCCGGCATTTGCAGGGATCGACTACCGTGCGGTGAGCAAGGTTGAGAAGCAGTATCCGGATATCGGTGGCGCTGATCTCTACTACGGCGGGACAGCTTACGCTAACAAGGGCGGGCTCGGCGTAGTCATTCCCACCGCGGCCGACAGGGGTGAAGCGGTTAAGGCCGCTGACGTGAAACTACCTGAGGTTCCTAAGCCGGCGAAGGGCGAATTCATGCTTATCCCAGCGACGCGACTGTATAACCGCGAGGCTCAGTTCAGGCCGAGTACGCTGGTTCATCCTCGCGTCTTGTCCCCGTATGCCGAGATCAATTCTGCCGACGCGGCCAAGCTCGGCATTTCGAGCGGCGACATCGTGCAGATCAGCGGAGGTGGCGCGAAAGTGCGCGTCCGTGCTCACGTGAACGGAGGCGCGCCAGAGGGATCTATCGTCCTCCCGCGACATCTGACTGAAGAAGCCGTGCCAATGGGTCTGACCGTTGGTCAGGTCAGCAAGGTTTAG
- a CDS encoding NADH-quinone oxidoreductase subunit J produces the protein MTAEVILFFIVGALALASAGLMISSKNAVHSALFLIVNFICVAMMYLLLEAPFLALVQIAVYAGAIMVLFLFVIMLLGAERTGAGAHLRRFPWLPPLGLGLAFAFVLIGALALGQGRIDTAIPSPEDATLRFVHAAPGGQAAVAEPATEEAAADEASAADTTDTTTTEETPSEEPATRPAVPVLPDNRIFSIYVDGELVDDSIEFGEATEFAAVEPGAHVVTLHAAGSDEVLRTTELNLEPSTSVTMVLAGEVDLDFIQVLESETPGLSIVNAYGLVPAVSIADLQNEMFDPKVNDLTSVKTGRMLLPVVNELAYGDYVNETVSGQQDSVPARLQYPAGFINWVVYQPLEGLADEENFVDDGDRLSRALVIRLTETLGLRTGDNALIVIAPERRPDGSLRAIASELPAVEKVAFGSPASLGERLFTDYLLPFQLVAMLLLAAMVGVIVITYRGEHVPKPSRTTRRKVSRPLTSVIASQTGADLTSGAPQLPERTENPAGD, from the coding sequence ATGACCGCAGAAGTAATCCTCTTTTTTATCGTCGGGGCGCTCGCCCTAGCAAGTGCCGGCTTGATGATTTCGAGCAAGAATGCTGTACACAGCGCCTTGTTCCTGATCGTCAATTTCATTTGCGTGGCGATGATGTACCTCTTGCTCGAAGCTCCATTCCTGGCGCTCGTGCAGATCGCGGTCTATGCCGGCGCGATCATGGTTCTGTTCCTCTTCGTGATCATGCTTCTCGGCGCGGAAAGAACCGGAGCAGGCGCGCATCTGCGCCGCTTTCCGTGGCTCCCACCCCTTGGCCTGGGGTTGGCGTTTGCCTTTGTGTTGATTGGCGCCCTTGCCCTCGGTCAGGGCCGAATTGACACCGCGATACCTTCACCCGAAGATGCGACGCTGAGATTCGTGCACGCTGCCCCTGGCGGGCAAGCGGCTGTTGCAGAACCTGCGACAGAAGAAGCTGCCGCGGACGAGGCGAGCGCTGCGGACACGACTGATACCACTACTACCGAAGAAACCCCGTCGGAAGAGCCGGCCACCCGTCCAGCGGTGCCGGTGCTGCCGGATAACCGCATCTTCTCGATCTACGTGGATGGCGAACTGGTCGACGATTCGATCGAATTCGGTGAAGCTACTGAATTCGCCGCCGTGGAACCTGGGGCACATGTGGTGACGCTCCATGCTGCGGGAAGCGATGAAGTCCTGCGTACGACCGAGCTAAATCTTGAGCCGTCGACGAGCGTTACGATGGTACTTGCGGGTGAAGTCGATCTGGACTTTATCCAGGTCTTGGAGAGCGAAACCCCCGGTCTTTCGATTGTCAACGCGTACGGTCTGGTGCCTGCGGTCAGTATCGCCGATCTCCAAAATGAGATGTTCGACCCCAAAGTCAATGATCTCACCAGCGTTAAGACCGGTCGGATGCTTTTGCCGGTGGTTAACGAACTGGCCTATGGGGACTATGTCAACGAGACTGTGTCCGGCCAGCAGGACTCGGTACCTGCACGACTTCAGTATCCGGCGGGCTTCATCAACTGGGTTGTGTATCAGCCGCTTGAAGGGCTTGCCGACGAAGAGAACTTCGTCGATGACGGCGACCGTTTGAGCCGCGCGCTCGTGATTCGGTTAACGGAGACGCTGGGCCTGCGTACAGGGGACAACGCGCTGATCGTCATTGCACCTGAACGCCGGCCTGATGGTTCCCTTCGTGCCATCGCGTCGGAACTGCCGGCGGTAGAAAAGGTCGCGTTTGGCTCTCCGGCGTCGCTTGGCGAGCGGCTGTTCACGGACTACCTGCTGCCATTTCAACTGGTTGCCATGCTGCTGCTGGCAGCGATGGTCGGCGTGATTGTGATCACCTATCGCGGGGAACACGTGCCGAAGCCCTCGCGCACAACTCGCCGCAAGGTAAGCCGCCCGCTGACCAGTGTCATCGCAAGCCAGACCGGCGCTGATCTGACCAGCGGCGCGCCGCAGCTGCCGGAACGTACGGAGAATCCGGCTGGCGACTAG
- the nuoD gene encoding NADH dehydrogenase (quinone) subunit D has product MAANAALENQITEWVGSLDDVKNLVSERALTGETMLLNMGPHHPSTHGVLRLLLELDGEEIITCLPDVGFLHTGIEKTIESKSYEKAVTCTDRMDYLAPMSNNAVYCLAVEKLVQLDVPERAQVMRVLALELTRIQSHLVWLGTHAIDLGAMSVFLYCFREREKILDMFEMLSGQRMMGSYMRPGGVWRDFPEEFYPALDAFLEDFPRRIDDYEKLLTTNPLWLDRTQGIGVIEPDVALAWGVSGASLRGSGVNWDIRKALPYSGYEQYDFDVPLGEHGDVYDRYLCRMREMRESHKIIRQAIKKLPGASGGFRSNDRKFVPPPRAELGRSMEAVIHHFKLWTEGFNAPDQEVYAAIESPRGEIGCYLHGTGGNKPRRIHFKTPSFMHIQAIPQMSQNHMIADLVAIIGSVDIVLGDCDR; this is encoded by the coding sequence AAACCTCGTCAGCGAGCGTGCGTTGACAGGCGAGACGATGCTGCTCAACATGGGCCCGCATCATCCCTCAACACATGGCGTGCTGCGCCTGCTGCTCGAACTTGACGGCGAGGAAATTATCACCTGCCTGCCGGACGTGGGTTTCCTGCATACTGGTATCGAAAAGACGATTGAGAGTAAGTCCTACGAGAAGGCAGTCACCTGCACGGACCGTATGGACTATCTCGCGCCAATGTCGAACAATGCCGTCTACTGCCTGGCCGTCGAAAAACTGGTACAACTCGACGTTCCTGAGCGCGCGCAGGTGATGCGCGTCCTGGCCCTCGAACTCACGCGTATTCAGAGCCATCTGGTTTGGCTCGGGACACATGCGATTGACCTCGGCGCGATGAGCGTCTTCCTCTACTGCTTCCGCGAACGTGAGAAGATTCTCGATATGTTCGAGATGCTTTCCGGGCAGCGCATGATGGGCAGCTACATGCGCCCCGGCGGCGTCTGGCGGGATTTCCCGGAGGAGTTCTATCCGGCGCTGGACGCATTCCTTGAGGACTTCCCCCGCCGTATCGATGACTACGAAAAACTCCTTACCACCAACCCGCTGTGGCTCGACCGCACGCAGGGAATTGGTGTCATTGAGCCGGACGTGGCGCTTGCCTGGGGTGTTAGCGGCGCCAGCCTGCGTGGAAGCGGCGTAAACTGGGACATTCGGAAGGCGTTGCCCTACAGCGGTTACGAACAATACGACTTCGATGTTCCGCTCGGCGAGCACGGTGATGTTTACGACCGCTATCTTTGCCGTATGCGTGAAATGCGCGAGAGCCATAAAATCATTCGCCAGGCGATAAAGAAGCTGCCTGGCGCATCCGGTGGTTTCCGCAGCAATGACCGCAAATTTGTTCCGCCGCCACGTGCCGAGCTGGGCAGGAGCATGGAAGCGGTGATTCATCATTTCAAACTCTGGACCGAAGGCTTCAACGCCCCGGACCAGGAAGTGTACGCCGCGATTGAAAGTCCACGCGGCGAAATCGGCTGCTATCTGCATGGCACGGGGGGCAACAAACCTCGCCGCATCCATTTCAAGACGCCGTCGTTTATGCACATTCAAGCCATCCCGCAGATGTCCCAGAATCACATGATTGCCGACCTTGTCGCGATCATTGGCAGTGTGGACATCGTGCTGGGCGATTGCGATCGCTAA
- the nuoI gene encoding NADH-quinone oxidoreductase subunit NuoI gives MNVLRGFATTFKHILEEPTTLQYPEQVRPFQERFKGRHHLRRYDNGLEKCIGCALCAAACPADAIWVEASENSDEKRFSPGERFAKTYEINMLRCIFCGYCEDACPTQAIQLGHEHRLSFTDRRDAIFTKDMLIDPVPQGGVDTPQQVEPGVYTRSIPDMENPR, from the coding sequence ATGAACGTCCTTCGCGGTTTTGCCACAACCTTCAAGCATATTCTTGAAGAACCAACCACCCTGCAGTATCCCGAGCAGGTGCGTCCCTTTCAGGAGCGCTTCAAGGGGCGTCATCATCTGCGCCGCTATGATAATGGCCTCGAAAAGTGCATCGGTTGCGCCTTGTGCGCTGCCGCATGTCCCGCGGATGCCATCTGGGTAGAAGCGTCCGAGAACAGCGACGAAAAGCGCTTCAGCCCCGGCGAACGCTTTGCCAAGACGTATGAGATTAACATGCTTCGCTGCATCTTCTGCGGCTACTGCGAAGATGCCTGCCCGACTCAGGCTATCCAGCTGGGACATGAACACCGTCTCAGCTTCACAGATCGCCGCGATGCGATATTCACCAAGGACATGCTGATCGATCCGGTTCCCCAAGGAGGAGTGGATACGCCGCAGCAGGTCGAGCCAGGCGTCTACACCCGGTCAATTCCAGACATGGAGAATCCACGTTAA
- the nuoF gene encoding NADH-quinone oxidoreductase subunit NuoF translates to MYRELEIPNIREFAVYTKNGGYDALKKALGQTRKQVIDETKASNLRGRGGAGFPAGVKWSFIDQNNPVNYVAVNADESETGTFKDRQILENNPHQVIEGALICAYAIKAKAVYFYLRGEFWDVGHALEKHVADARSAGLFGPKSKLKDAEGKSFEVDVFVHLGAGAYICGEETALLNSLEGKLGQPRVRPPFPANKGGGLYGEPTVVNNVETLANVPWIINNGAEEYKKIGVGTSTGTKVFCVSGHVKRPGNYELPFGITFRELLYEYAGGPLDDSKSLKAILPSGGSGPIIRVTDEVLDTPLTYDDLRKFNSILGSASVIVMDDSVDVVWVASKITKFFKHESCGKCTPCREGTYWLDKVLDRILSGEGKPSDVDLIMNVAKNMQPTTLCALGEFAANPIIWTINTFPEEFKAWVDGSKQPVEEKVAVRPARGRGTAAPAPAGD, encoded by the coding sequence ATCTACCGTGAACTCGAAATCCCGAACATTCGGGAGTTCGCTGTCTATACCAAGAATGGTGGCTACGACGCGCTGAAGAAGGCTCTCGGCCAGACGCGCAAACAGGTTATCGATGAGACGAAAGCCTCGAACCTGCGCGGCCGTGGCGGTGCCGGTTTTCCGGCGGGCGTTAAGTGGAGCTTCATCGATCAGAACAACCCTGTTAACTACGTCGCTGTAAACGCCGATGAGAGCGAAACGGGCACGTTCAAGGATCGCCAGATCCTTGAGAACAACCCGCATCAGGTCATTGAAGGCGCGCTGATCTGCGCCTACGCGATCAAGGCGAAGGCCGTCTACTTTTACCTGCGCGGCGAATTCTGGGATGTCGGCCATGCGCTTGAAAAGCACGTGGCAGATGCTCGCAGTGCTGGTCTGTTCGGCCCGAAGAGCAAGCTGAAGGATGCTGAAGGTAAGTCCTTCGAGGTTGATGTGTTTGTCCACCTCGGCGCGGGGGCCTATATCTGCGGTGAAGAAACAGCGCTTCTCAACAGCCTCGAAGGCAAGCTTGGACAACCCCGTGTTCGTCCGCCATTCCCGGCAAATAAGGGCGGCGGTCTGTACGGCGAACCAACAGTGGTCAATAACGTCGAGACCCTCGCAAACGTCCCGTGGATCATTAACAACGGCGCCGAGGAATACAAGAAGATCGGCGTCGGCACCAGCACGGGTACCAAAGTGTTCTGTGTGAGCGGTCACGTCAAGCGGCCGGGAAACTACGAACTGCCGTTTGGCATCACGTTCCGCGAACTTCTTTATGAATATGCCGGCGGACCTCTTGACGACAGCAAATCCCTGAAGGCGATTCTCCCTTCCGGAGGCTCCGGCCCGATTATCCGCGTAACGGACGAGGTGTTGGACACCCCGCTGACTTACGATGACCTTCGCAAGTTCAACAGCATCCTGGGATCGGCATCGGTCATCGTTATGGATGATTCGGTCGATGTCGTCTGGGTCGCATCCAAGATCACCAAGTTCTTCAAGCACGAGAGCTGCGGCAAATGTACACCCTGCCGTGAAGGCACCTACTGGCTCGACAAAGTGCTCGATCGCATCCTGTCAGGCGAGGGTAAGCCATCGGATGTGGATCTGATCATGAACGTCGCGAAGAATATGCAGCCGACAACCCTGTGCGCACTGGGCGAATTTGCCGCTAACCCGATCATCTGGACCATCAATACCTTCCCTGAAGAATTCAAGGCCTGGGTCGACGGGAGTAAGCAACCGGTTGAAGAGAAGGTGGCCGTGCGCCCTGCGCGTGGCCGCGGAACGGCTGCACCCGCCCCGGCGGGGGATTAA
- the nuoH gene encoding NADH-quinone oxidoreductase subunit NuoH, with product MCEAWYGCSVLQPIIYSVLFLLIVVTGFAYTTLLERKWIAFFQQRSGPNRVGPNGLLQPAADGVKLIFKEDIMPAKAYKVVYLLAPMLKVVPILIVMAVTPLGPRITIPWFDGNWYNIPLYVSNINVGVLWILAITSIATYGIALAGWSSNNKYAMLGALRATAQMISYELSLGLAMVVPVMLAGSMSVVDIIEAQAGSPFNWFVFQNPLAAAILIVALIAETNRAPFDLPEAEQELTAGFMTEYSGMKFAMFMMAEYLGMIGSSLIAMSLFFGGYHFFLVENAPILGPLVMLAKVILCLLGFIWIRATLPRIRYDRLMTFGWKVLLPLSLLAVAWTTIAVVIGDAFGPVGYAIISGGLFVLLIIGAYFAFFRKPASEEDEGDIEFDPVITGERRGAGWVALQAVGGLLAAPILLYKANLSLLDRLSSLAPEAPKSDSAIEPAKPGEPPASSGAN from the coding sequence ATGTGTGAGGCGTGGTATGGCTGCAGTGTACTTCAGCCGATCATCTACTCCGTGCTGTTCCTGCTCATCGTGGTCACCGGGTTCGCGTATACGACGCTGCTCGAACGGAAGTGGATTGCCTTCTTTCAACAGCGCAGCGGCCCCAATCGCGTCGGTCCCAACGGCCTGCTCCAGCCGGCAGCAGATGGTGTCAAGCTGATCTTCAAAGAAGACATCATGCCCGCAAAGGCATATAAAGTCGTATATCTCCTTGCGCCGATGCTCAAGGTCGTCCCGATCCTGATTGTGATGGCGGTTACGCCGCTTGGCCCGCGTATCACGATCCCGTGGTTTGATGGTAACTGGTATAACATTCCGCTTTATGTATCGAACATCAACGTTGGCGTCCTGTGGATCCTCGCGATTACCAGCATTGCCACCTACGGTATTGCGCTGGCAGGTTGGTCAAGCAATAACAAGTACGCCATGCTTGGCGCGCTGCGTGCCACCGCCCAGATGATCAGCTACGAGTTAAGCCTTGGCCTGGCGATGGTCGTTCCGGTCATGCTTGCCGGCAGTATGAGCGTCGTGGACATCATCGAAGCACAGGCCGGGTCGCCATTCAACTGGTTTGTGTTCCAGAACCCACTGGCAGCTGCTATCCTGATTGTCGCCTTAATCGCTGAGACAAACCGTGCACCCTTTGATCTGCCGGAAGCTGAACAGGAGCTTACCGCTGGTTTCATGACGGAATACAGCGGCATGAAGTTCGCGATGTTCATGATGGCGGAGTATCTCGGCATGATTGGTTCCAGCCTGATAGCGATGTCGCTGTTCTTCGGCGGCTATCACTTCTTCCTGGTCGAGAATGCCCCGATCCTTGGCCCGCTAGTCATGCTCGCGAAGGTTATTCTCTGCCTGCTCGGTTTCATCTGGATTCGCGCGACACTGCCTCGCATCCGGTACGACCGGTTGATGACTTTCGGTTGGAAGGTCCTGCTTCCGCTCTCGCTCCTCGCAGTTGCATGGACGACGATTGCCGTCGTGATCGGCGATGCGTTTGGCCCAGTCGGCTACGCCATCATTTCTGGCGGGTTGTTCGTACTGCTGATCATTGGCGCTTACTTTGCCTTCTTCCGCAAACCGGCATCCGAAGAGGATGAGGGGGATATCGAGTTCGATCCGGTCATTACGGGCGAACGTCGCGGCGCCGGCTGGGTCGCGCTGCAGGCTGTTGGCGGTCTGTTGGCAGCCCCTATCCTACTTTACAAGGCGAACTTGAGCCTGCTCGACCGGCTATCGTCGCTTGCGCCGGAGGCGCCCAAATCAGACTCAGCCATCGAACCCGCCAAGCCCGGCGAACCGCCTGCTTCCAGCGGCGCCAACTAA
- a CDS encoding NAD(P)H-dependent oxidoreductase subunit E — protein sequence MNTLQQKHGDRVAAALGKYPDKRSAVMPLLYIAQEEYGWVSPQGIQDVAELCDMDSTQVKSIAGFYTMYSEQPKGKFWLQVCTDLPCALKGADKFHKDLKAHLGVNEGGTTEDGLFTVEHVMCLAACDKAPMLQCNFHYYENLDMDKMKVLLDQWRAEVNAQVNKS from the coding sequence ATGAATACGCTTCAGCAGAAACATGGGGATCGCGTCGCAGCGGCGCTGGGAAAATATCCGGACAAACGCTCGGCTGTAATGCCGCTCCTGTACATCGCGCAAGAGGAATATGGGTGGGTCAGCCCTCAGGGCATCCAGGATGTCGCCGAGCTGTGCGATATGGACTCCACTCAGGTGAAGTCGATTGCCGGTTTCTATACGATGTACTCTGAACAGCCCAAGGGTAAGTTCTGGCTGCAGGTCTGTACGGATCTGCCCTGTGCCTTGAAAGGTGCAGACAAGTTCCACAAGGACCTGAAAGCGCACTTGGGCGTGAATGAGGGGGGCACGACCGAGGACGGCCTCTTCACCGTTGAGCACGTCATGTGTCTGGCGGCCTGCGACAAGGCGCCGATGCTCCAGTGCAATTTCCACTACTACGAGAACCTGGACATGGACAAGATGAAGGTTCTGCTTGACCAGTGGCGCGCCGAAGTCAACGCGCAAGTCAACAAGTCATAG